Proteins encoded together in one Myxocyprinus asiaticus isolate MX2 ecotype Aquarium Trade chromosome 21, UBuf_Myxa_2, whole genome shotgun sequence window:
- the fhip2a gene encoding protein FAM160B1, with amino-acid sequence MFSKFTSILQHAVEALAPSLPLQEDFVYHWKAITHYYIETSDDKAPVTDTNIPSHLEQMLDILTQEERERESGETGPCMEYLLHHKILETLYTLGKADCPPGMKQQVLSFYTKLLGRIRQPLLPHINVHRPVQKLVRLCGEVLAAPTENEEIQFLCTVCAKLKQDPYLVNFFLENKSKRLEAAKDGGADLVKEDPSSPDTGQNQSQNTSPVKSAQEVAVCKATSPAEASPSVHSTLSNNDNYNLVSSLLNLTKSPDGRIVVKACEGLMLIVSLPEQAAAQCLTENTELSQLLTDRLAQFYRALPQSMDPLDIETVESVNWGLDVYNLKEDAVAFAGKRALISFLSWLDYCDQLIKEAQKTAAAVLARAVRERFFVAVMEPQLMQTSEVGILTSTALLNRIIRQVTSEALLQETIHFLLGEETGPETLAGITQHPLRHRLIEHCDHLSDEISIMTLRLFEHLLQKPCQHILQNLVLRCLEERNYTENKQPEEREEREHMENGQPHDTVDLEEDPLFSDFSPDNRLSSPDWLSCSPPLSTENTKPDGKTEVHKIVNSFLCLVPDEAKSSYQVEGTGYDTYLRDAHRQFRDYCGVCQRWDWRSSPKPFEKCNLDSPFFEGHFLKVLFDRMGRILDQPYDVNLQVTSVLSKLSLLPHAHLHEYLLDPYINLAPGCRSLFSVIVRVVGDLMLRIHRIPEFTTKLLLVRKRLLGLEPEGMSIDHVTLLEGVIVLEEFCKELAAIAFVKFHASASTSP; translated from the exons ATGTTCTCCAAGTTCACCTCCATCCTACAGCACGCTGTCGAGGCG CTTGCACCGTCACTGCCCTTGCAAGAGGACTTTGTCTATCACTGGAAGGCCATCACACATTACTACATAGAGACATCAG ATGACAAAGCTCCAGTGACGGATACGAACATCCCCTCCCACCTGGAGCAGATGCTGGACATTCTTACCcaggaggagagggagagagagtcggGAGAGACGGGACCCTGTATGGAATATCTTCTCCACCACAAGATCTTGGAGACGCTCTACACCCTGGGCAAGGCTGAT TGCCCTCCTGGAATGAAACAGCAGGTTCTGAGTTTCTACACAAAGCTACTGGGTCGAATTCGCCAGCCACTCCTGCCTCACATCAATGTGCACAGACCTGTACAG AAACTTGTCCGTCTGTGTGGGGAGGTTCTAGCTGCTCCTACAGAGAATGAAGAGATCCAATTTCTGTGTACCGTCTGCGCCAAACTTAAGCAGGACCCTTACCTTGTCAACTTCTTTCTGGAA AATAAGAGTAAAAGGTTGGAGGCTGCTAAAGATGGTGGAGCTGACTTGGTGAAAGAGGATCCATCCTCTCCAGACACAGGACAGAATCAGAGCCAAAATACCAGTCCAGTCAAATCCGCTCAGGAAGTTGCAGTGTGTAAAGCCACCAGCCCAGCTGAAGCTAGTCCCTCCGTCCATTCTACACTGTCAAACAATGACAACTACAACCTAGTCAGCTCCTTGCTCAACCTCACTAAGAGTCCA GATGGTCGTATTGTGGTGAAGGCATGTGAAGGGCTGATGCTGATAGTCAGTTTGCCTGAACAGGCTGCAGCCCAATGCCTCACAGAGAACACCGAGCTCAGTCAACTGCTCACAGACCGGCTGGCACAGTTCTACCGGGCCCTGCCCCAGTCCATGGACCCTCTTGACATTGAAACTGTGGAGTCTGTAAACTGGGG gCTGGATGTGTATAACCTAAAGGAGGATGCTGTGGCTTTTGCTGGCAAACGTGCGCTCATTTCCTTCTTGTCATGGCTGGACTACTGTGATCAGCTCATCAAAGAGGCTCAGAAG ACAGCTGCTGCAGTTCTGGCCCGAGCCGTGAGAGAGCGGTTCTTTGTTGCCGTAATGGAGCCTCAGCTAATGCAAAC GTCAGAGGTCGGTATTCTTACGTCCACCGCCCTGTTAAACAGGATCATCAGGCAGGTAACATCAGAGGCCCTGCTGCAAGAGACCATTCACTTCCTGTTGGGAGAAGAAACAGGACCAGAGACACTTGCTGGCATTACCCAGCATCCCCTGAGACACAGACTCATAGAACACTGTGACCACCTGTCAGATGAG ATCAGCATCATGACTCTAAGGCTCTTTGAGCATCTGCTGCAGAAGCCATGTCAGCACATTCTGCAGAACCTGGTGCTGCGCTGCTTAGAGGAACGCAACTACACGGAAAACAAACAGCCAGAGGAACGAGAGGAGCGAGAACACATGGAGAACGGCCAACCGCATGACACCGT AGATTTGGAGGAAGACCCACTGTTCTCAGACTTTTCCCCTGATAACAGACTCTCCAGTCCTGATTGGTTAAGCTGCTCTCCACCACTGAGCACAGAAAACACCAAACCTGATGGGAAGACAGAGGTTCACAAAATAGTTAACAG TTTCTTGTGTTTGGTGCCAGATGAGGCAAAATCATCCTATCAGGTTGAGGGCACAGGCTATGACACCTATTTGAGAGATGCACATAGACAG TTTCGCGACTACTGTGGAGTTTGTCAGAGGTGGGACTGGCGTAGCAGTCCCAAACCCTTTGAGAAGTGTAACCTGGACAGTCCTTTTTTCGAGGGACACTTCCTCAAAGTGCTGTTTGACAGAATGGGACGAATCCTTGACCAG CCATATGATGTTAACCTGCAGGTGACGTCTGTGCTGTCTAAACTTTCTCTATTGCCTCACGCTCATCTTCATGAGTATCTGCTCGACCCGTACATTAACCTGGCGCCGGGCTGCAGGTCTCTCTTCTCAGTCATCGTCAGG GTGGTTGGTGATCTGATGTTGAGAATTCACCGCATCCCTGAATTCACTACCAAACTGCTGCTGGTGAGGAAGAGACTCCTGGGGCTCGAGCCAGAGGGAATGAG CATTGATCACGTGACATTGCTCGAGGGGGTCATTGTTCTGGAGGAGTTCTGTAAAGAGCTTGCCGCTATCGCGTTTGTCAAATTCCATGCATCTGCCTCCACTTCTCCCTGA